A single Thermoflexus sp. DNA region contains:
- a CDS encoding polymer-forming cytoskeletal protein → MFGRSKPEKAPAAPRPASPGTPVETVLGPTCVMKGMLQGDGTIRVEGVFEGSMEISGNLIIGENARVRAEVRATNVSVAGILMGKIHASGRVEILSTGKVWGEINAGSLVIDEGGYFRGQSVMPGAEPEFPMLEAPRAESAERGGKVIDLGAREDTQGM, encoded by the coding sequence ATGTTCGGACGATCGAAGCCGGAGAAAGCGCCCGCAGCTCCCAGGCCGGCCAGCCCGGGCACGCCGGTGGAGACCGTGCTGGGCCCGACCTGTGTGATGAAAGGCATGCTGCAGGGCGATGGGACCATCCGGGTAGAAGGCGTGTTCGAGGGCTCCATGGAGATCAGCGGCAATCTGATCATCGGCGAGAACGCGCGGGTTCGGGCGGAAGTGCGGGCGACCAATGTCTCGGTGGCCGGCATTCTCATGGGGAAGATCCATGCCTCTGGCCGGGTGGAGATCCTTTCCACCGGAAAGGTCTGGGGGGAGATCAACGCGGGCTCCCTGGTGATCGATGAAGGCGGATACTTCCGGGGCCAATCGGTGATGCCCGGCGCGGAGCCGGAATTCCCGATGCTGGAGGCCCCTCGCGCGGAATCGGCTGAGCGGGGAGGGAAGGTGATCGACCTCGGCGCGCGGGAGGACACGCAGGGCATGTAA
- the mobA gene encoding molybdenum cofactor guanylyltransferase codes for MYSVLILAGGQSRRMGRNKAFLDWRGRPLIADLIDRFRPISDDVILIAPDLKPFQGLNARLVPDPLPPVGPLGGLWSGLLSARHEWAFAMACDMPLVDPRVVEWMFEQRGEADAVVPLDDQGRPEPLHALYRASCLNAIASALACGQRAMLAFYPAIRVRYLAPSIWRAVDPEGRSWRNINTPEDWKQLQGEIP; via the coding sequence ATGTATAGCGTGCTGATCCTGGCCGGCGGCCAGAGCCGCCGGATGGGAAGGAACAAGGCCTTCCTGGACTGGAGGGGACGTCCGCTGATCGCCGATCTGATCGATCGCTTCCGCCCGATCTCCGACGATGTGATCCTGATCGCTCCCGACCTCAAACCCTTTCAGGGCCTCAACGCGCGCCTCGTCCCCGATCCCTTGCCACCAGTTGGCCCTCTGGGAGGGCTGTGGTCCGGCCTGTTGAGCGCGCGCCATGAATGGGCTTTCGCCATGGCGTGCGATATGCCCCTGGTGGATCCGCGGGTGGTGGAATGGATGTTCGAGCAGCGCGGGGAAGCCGATGCCGTCGTCCCGCTGGATGACCAGGGGCGCCCGGAGCCGCTGCACGCGCTGTATCGGGCCTCCTGCCTCAATGCCATCGCCTCCGCCCTGGCCTGCGGGCAACGGGCGATGCTGGCCTTTTATCCGGCGATCCGGGTGCGCTATCTTGCCCCCTCCATCTGGCGCGCGGTGGACCCGGAGGGCCGTTCCTGGCGCAACATCAATACCCCGGAGGACTGGAAACAGCTCCAGGGAGAAATCCCTTAA
- a CDS encoding ROK family protein has translation MVYIAVDLGGTNIRVARCNAEGQILARVGYPTRAEEGVEAVIARIIHAIQEVWPADEPVEAMGVGVPGPLDPHTGVVLTAPNLGWENVPLADRLRSQFHVPCFVGNDANLAALGEWQYGAGRGHEHMVYLTISTGIGGGVITHGVLLEGAHGLGAELGHIVVEAKGGPRCGCGQTGCLEAVASGTAIARMAREAWARGDPVPWSDPSGVTAKDVAEAAARGDPIAGAIMDRAAFYLGVGIATFWHIFNPTLIILGGGVMKAGDWFLEKIRAYARERAMTLDYVTPIVRTALGDHVGLLGALAYARMRYAQGSPA, from the coding sequence ATGGTTTACATCGCTGTGGATCTCGGGGGGACGAACATCCGGGTTGCTCGCTGCAATGCGGAGGGACAAATCCTGGCCCGGGTGGGATACCCCACCCGGGCGGAAGAGGGTGTGGAGGCGGTGATCGCCCGGATCATTCACGCGATCCAGGAGGTCTGGCCCGCGGATGAGCCGGTGGAGGCGATGGGGGTGGGCGTTCCTGGTCCCCTCGATCCGCACACCGGGGTGGTGCTCACCGCGCCCAATTTGGGGTGGGAGAACGTCCCCCTGGCCGATCGCCTTCGGAGCCAGTTCCACGTGCCCTGTTTTGTCGGCAACGATGCCAACCTGGCTGCGCTGGGGGAGTGGCAATATGGGGCGGGTCGCGGCCATGAGCACATGGTGTATCTGACGATCAGCACCGGCATTGGGGGAGGAGTCATCACCCACGGCGTGTTGCTCGAGGGCGCCCACGGGCTGGGGGCGGAATTAGGTCACATCGTGGTGGAAGCGAAAGGGGGGCCGCGCTGCGGCTGTGGGCAGACCGGGTGTCTGGAGGCCGTGGCCTCCGGGACGGCCATCGCCCGCATGGCCCGGGAGGCGTGGGCGCGGGGCGATCCTGTCCCCTGGTCGGATCCTTCGGGGGTCACAGCAAAGGACGTTGCGGAGGCCGCCGCCCGGGGAGATCCGATCGCCGGGGCCATTATGGATCGAGCGGCGTTCTATCTGGGCGTGGGGATCGCCACCTTCTGGCACATCTTCAACCCTACCCTGATCATCCTGGGCGGCGGCGTGATGAAGGCCGGGGACTGGTTTCTGGAGAAGATCCGGGCCTATGCCCGGGAGCGCGCCATGACGCTGGATTATGTGACGCCCATTGTCCGGACCGCCCTGGGAGACCATGTCGGGCTGCTCGGGGCCCTGGCTTATGCCCGGATGCGATACGCCCAGGGATCGCCGGCATAA
- a CDS encoding patatin-like phospholipase family protein: MARRAFVLSGGGNRGPLQVGALKALLEHGIEPDLLVGTSAGAINAAALAAEPTIEGVERLAVAWQSVRRKDIYPGNRLTVLWRLLTHQDSLFDGSGLRRVLQAHLPPGVRTFGDLQRPCYVTAADLRTQRLILFGDDPSAPLLEAVLASASVPVIHPPVRFRNMQLVDGGVVAVVPITIALEKGAEELYILDLSFSPQVLPPRRGLVEIAMTAYQTLLSEQILDDLYDALQSPATVHHICLTAFREISFLDFSRTAQMLEAGYEAMRRYLADPRPNQVCEVTAESIRALAAPAIPGGGRPYLPPQRRRLLHLKTPKG, encoded by the coding sequence ATGGCGCGACGGGCCTTTGTGCTGAGCGGGGGCGGGAACCGCGGTCCGCTCCAGGTCGGCGCGTTGAAGGCGCTGCTGGAGCACGGGATCGAGCCGGATCTCCTGGTGGGAACCTCCGCCGGGGCCATTAACGCCGCCGCTCTGGCGGCGGAGCCCACCATCGAAGGCGTGGAACGCCTGGCCGTGGCGTGGCAGAGCGTCCGCCGCAAAGACATCTATCCAGGCAATCGGCTCACGGTTCTATGGCGCCTGCTCACCCACCAGGATAGCCTGTTCGATGGATCAGGATTGCGGCGGGTTCTGCAGGCCCACCTCCCCCCAGGTGTCCGCACGTTCGGGGATCTCCAGCGGCCCTGCTATGTCACAGCCGCGGATTTGCGCACCCAGCGCCTGATCCTTTTCGGCGACGATCCCTCCGCGCCGTTGCTGGAAGCGGTCCTGGCCAGCGCGAGCGTCCCGGTGATCCATCCGCCGGTGCGTTTCCGGAACATGCAGCTGGTGGACGGCGGGGTGGTTGCGGTGGTGCCGATCACCATCGCCCTGGAGAAGGGGGCGGAGGAGCTTTACATCCTCGATCTGAGCTTCAGTCCTCAGGTGCTTCCCCCGCGGCGGGGGCTGGTGGAGATCGCCATGACCGCCTATCAAACCCTGCTGAGCGAGCAGATCCTGGACGACCTGTATGACGCACTGCAATCCCCTGCGACGGTGCATCACATCTGCCTGACCGCCTTTCGGGAGATCTCTTTTCTGGATTTCTCCCGGACGGCGCAGATGCTGGAGGCGGGCTATGAGGCCATGCGGCGCTATCTGGCGGATCCCCGGCCGAATCAGGTTTGTGAAGTGACGGCCGAGAGCATACGGGCTCTGGCCGCGCCGGCCATCCCGGGCGGAGGCCGACCTTATCTCCCTCCACAACGTCGGCGGTTGCTTCATTTGAAGACGCCAAAGGGTTGA